From Shewanella psychrophila, a single genomic window includes:
- a CDS encoding bifunctional molybdopterin-guanine dinucleotide biosynthesis adaptor protein MobB/molybdopterin molybdotransferase MoeA — MSIPFTNPLSIPVLGFCAYSGTGKTTLLKKLIPELNSRGVKLAVVKHAHHNFDVDIPGKDSFEMRKAGARQMLVASHVRWALMTENAVEGDPQLPHLLQQIEQDKVDIVLVEGFKKLELPKIELHRAAHGKPFIHTQDDNIQAIACCDDTQVPSELHRLDINNVAQIADFVIEYIGKWQASPAPVPLAASSGCEFEMSKTLSVGQGIDNILSFVKPITDTEQLVLDDLSGRVLAEDAISPVDVPLNTNSAMDGYAFKLSEPRLERYTVVADVMAGHQYKGTLQDGEAVRIMTGAPVPAGADTIQAKELANEQGSEVSFQGEIVLGQHVRLAGEDIAKGKTALAAHKRMQASEQGMLASLGFGQLPVFRRPKVAVFSTGDEVCQPGEPLKQNCIYDSNRFTIKSMVRKLGCEVIDLGIIHDSEDALAEALKQAAVDADVVISSGGVSVGDADFIKLALDRVGQINFWRINMRPGRPLAFGQIGDSLFFGLPGNPVAVMVSFIQFVQPALRKLAGETNWQPSLVPAVADCKMRSREGRTEFIRGVYHLAQDGKLHVTTTGAQGSGMLSSMVKGNCLIIIGEQDDQLNPGDTVYIQPFADLL, encoded by the coding sequence ATGAGCATTCCTTTTACCAATCCGCTATCGATCCCGGTACTCGGATTTTGTGCCTATAGCGGCACAGGAAAAACCACCTTACTCAAGAAACTCATTCCAGAGTTAAACAGTCGTGGTGTTAAGTTGGCCGTGGTTAAACACGCCCATCATAACTTCGATGTGGATATTCCGGGAAAGGACAGCTTCGAGATGCGCAAAGCGGGTGCTCGCCAGATGTTGGTCGCCTCCCATGTACGCTGGGCTCTCATGACTGAAAATGCGGTGGAAGGAGATCCTCAGCTACCACATCTGTTGCAACAGATAGAACAAGACAAGGTCGACATCGTTTTGGTCGAAGGCTTCAAGAAACTTGAGCTACCAAAAATCGAGCTACACAGAGCCGCACACGGCAAACCCTTTATTCACACTCAAGATGATAATATCCAAGCTATTGCCTGTTGTGATGACACCCAAGTCCCTAGTGAGTTACACCGCCTGGATATCAACAATGTCGCTCAGATAGCCGACTTTGTCATCGAATATATCGGCAAGTGGCAGGCATCTCCAGCTCCAGTACCGTTAGCAGCCTCTTCTGGCTGTGAATTCGAGATGAGTAAGACACTCTCCGTAGGACAAGGCATAGATAATATTCTATCCTTCGTAAAACCGATCACCGACACCGAGCAATTGGTATTAGATGATCTTAGCGGCCGAGTGCTCGCCGAAGATGCAATATCTCCAGTTGATGTACCACTGAATACCAATTCGGCTATGGATGGCTATGCATTCAAACTTTCCGAGCCTAGGCTCGAGCGCTACACCGTAGTCGCCGACGTGATGGCCGGACATCAATATAAAGGCACACTGCAGGACGGCGAAGCCGTGCGCATCATGACAGGTGCTCCAGTTCCTGCCGGTGCAGACACCATACAGGCGAAGGAGCTTGCTAACGAGCAAGGCTCAGAAGTCAGCTTCCAGGGAGAGATAGTCTTAGGCCAACATGTACGCTTAGCCGGGGAAGATATCGCTAAAGGCAAGACAGCGCTAGCAGCTCATAAGCGTATGCAGGCCTCTGAGCAAGGTATGCTGGCATCCTTAGGTTTTGGTCAACTTCCGGTATTCAGACGCCCTAAGGTCGCCGTTTTTTCCACCGGAGATGAAGTCTGCCAACCCGGTGAGCCATTAAAACAGAACTGTATTTATGACTCTAACCGTTTCACCATCAAGTCTATGGTGCGTAAACTGGGCTGTGAGGTGATCGATTTAGGTATCATTCATGACTCAGAAGATGCCCTCGCTGAGGCATTAAAACAGGCCGCCGTCGATGCTGATGTAGTTATAAGCTCTGGAGGCGTATCGGTCGGTGACGCCGACTTCATCAAGCTGGCCTTAGATCGAGTCGGTCAAATTAACTTCTGGCGTATCAACATGCGTCCGGGACGTCCCCTAGCCTTCGGCCAAATTGGTGACAGCCTATTCTTCGGTTTACCGGGTAATCCAGTTGCGGTCATGGTCTCCTTTATACAATTCGTTCAACCAGCACTACGCAAACTCGCCGGAGAAACAAACTGGCAGCCGAGCCTGGTTCCCGCCGTTGCCGATTGTAAGATGCGTAGTCGCGAGGGACGTACAGAGTTTATCCGAGGCGTCTACCACTTAGCTCAAGATGGCAAGCTACACGTTACAACAACAGGTGCACAAGGCTCAGGGATGCTGAGCTCTATGGTCAAAGGGAACTGTCTTATCATCATAGGTGAGCAAGATGATCAGTTGAATCCTGGTGATACCGTTTATATTCAACCCTTTGCCGATCTTCTGTAA
- the mobA gene encoding molybdenum cofactor guanylyltransferase MobA, with protein sequence MSLQIDAVILAGGMARRMGGNDKGLVELNAQPMIKHAIDRIKPQVKEILINANRNQTSYAEFGYPVISDEDTGYLGPLAGMITAMGNTQADYLLVVPCDCPLLPTDLVSRMLEKIESQGAELAVASDGKREQPVVLLLKPGLRDSMKAFLDAGERKIDFWYAKHHCVVADFADQPNAFVNVNTPEQKQQLAEAIAK encoded by the coding sequence ATGTCATTGCAAATTGATGCCGTTATCTTAGCCGGCGGAATGGCTAGGCGCATGGGTGGAAACGATAAAGGTCTAGTCGAGCTAAATGCACAACCTATGATAAAACATGCAATCGATCGGATAAAACCTCAAGTTAAGGAGATCCTGATCAACGCAAATCGTAATCAAACCAGTTATGCTGAGTTTGGTTACCCTGTTATCAGTGATGAAGATACAGGTTATTTGGGCCCACTAGCGGGAATGATCACCGCCATGGGGAATACCCAGGCAGACTACTTGTTAGTCGTGCCTTGTGACTGTCCCTTGCTACCGACCGATCTGGTGTCACGCATGCTGGAAAAGATAGAGAGCCAAGGTGCCGAGCTAGCAGTTGCTAGTGACGGCAAGAGAGAGCAACCCGTGGTCTTGTTGCTCAAGCCTGGACTAAGAGATTCTATGAAAGCCTTCTTAGATGCCGGTGAACGTAAAATAGATTTTTGGTACGCAAAACATCACTGTGTTGTTGCTGATTTTGCAGATCAACCCAATGCCTTTGTTAACGTGAACACGCCAGAACAAAAACAACAGCTTGCTGAGGCAATTGCCAAATAA